From Phragmites australis chromosome 5, lpPhrAust1.1, whole genome shotgun sequence, a single genomic window includes:
- the LOC133918885 gene encoding uncharacterized protein LOC133918885: protein MSQSACSVRSRRSLPEVPTGLPLIRCPTCKLATMIELTTKNTPNRGRKFFKCPRNQPYIPNGCNFYAWLEEYEQVVANGGMLVDSAWRPNAIPDRTESTVEKLEEASMKKEAEKKEDVASVKEIARWGKAILVLGLLNSTLMVFLLVVVLVK, encoded by the exons ATGTCGCAGTCAGCTTGCAGCGTGCGCAGCCGTCGCTCGTTGCCGGAGGTTCCGACCGGATTGCCGCTGATACGGTGCCCGACATGCAAGTTGGCGACGATGATAGAGCTCACTACAAAGAACACACCGAACCGGGGGAGGAAATTCTTCAAGTGCCCACGCAACCAGCCATAT ATCCCAAATGGTTGCAATTTTTATGCTTGGTTGGAGGAGTACGAACAAGTGGTAGCAAATGGTGGGATGCTTGTGGATTCAGCCTGGAGACCCAATGCCATTCCTGACCGCACTGAATCAACGGTAGAGAAATTGGAAGAAGCATCAATGAAGAAGGAGgcggagaagaaggaagatgtAGCATCAGTGAAGGAGATTGCAAGATGGGGAAAGGCAATACTGGTGTTGGGTCTGCTCAATTCGACGCTCATGGTGTTTTTGCTGGTTGTTGTCTTGGTCAAGTAG
- the LOC133918884 gene encoding uncharacterized protein LOC133918884 isoform X2: protein MEHDAEMAPPIASRAPAADADDWAERDDFEEPPVESYSQPLVAAAPEDDAREAPPAPAAQGLQSLELQASDDGVQMEFEEQRNRKRHLNVVFIGHVDAGKSTAGGQILFLSGQVDERTIQKYEKEAKDKSRESWYMAYIMDTNEEERSKGKTIEVGRAHFETETTRFTILDAPGHKSYVPNMISGASQADIGVLVISARKGEFETGYERGGQTREHVLLAKTLGVTKLVVVINKMDDPTVEWSKDRYDEIEGKMTPFLKSSGYNVKKDVHYLPISGLLGTNMKTRMDKSTCSWWSGPCFFEVLDSIEVPLRDPKGPVRMPIMDKYKDMGTVVMGKIESGTIKEGDNFVVMPNKANVKALSIYCDEDKVRSAAPGENVRVKLSGIEEEDITSGFVLSSVTNPVGAVSEFNAQLQILELLDNAIFTAGYKAVLHIHSVVEECEIVELIEEIDLKRMKETDPKKKKPKRKPLFVKNGAVVVCRIQVNNLICIENFSDFPQLGRFTLRTEGKTVAVGKVVAVPPSGSSTFKA from the exons ATGGAACACGACGCCGAGATGGCGCCGCCGATCGCCTCCCGCGCGCCCGCCGCTGACGCGGACGACTGGGCGGAGCGCGACGACTTCGAGGAGCCTCCAGTGGAGTCCTACTCGCAACCCCTGGTGGctgcggcccccgaggacgacgcTCGAGAGGCGCCCCCAGCTCCTGCGGCCCAGG GTCTTCAGTCTCTGGAGCTGCAGGCTAGTG ATGATGGGGTTCAAATGGAGTTTGAGGAGCAACGGAATAGAAAACGGCATTTGAATGTTGTGTTTATAGGCCATGTTG ATGCAGGCAAGTCCACGGCTGGAGGCCAGATATTGTTTTTAAGTGGACAAGTGGACGAACGGACAATCCAGAAATACGAGAAGGAAGCAAAGGACAAAAGCAGAGAGAGCTG GTACATGGCGTACATTATGGACACAAATGAGGAAGAACGGTCAAAG GGGAAGACTATTGAAGTTGGGAGAGCTCACTTTGAAACCGAAACAACAAGATTCACAATTTTGGATGCACCA GGTCATAAAAGTTACGTTCCAAACATGATAAGTGGTGCTTCTCAAGCCGACATTGGTGTTCTG GTGATATCTGCTCGGAAAGGTGAATTCGAAACTGGATATGAAAGAGGAGGGCAAACTCGTGAACATGTCCTGCTGGCAAAAACTTTGGGTGTTACTAAGTTGGTTGTGGTCATAAATAAGATGGATGACCCTACTGTTGAATGGTCTAAAGACAG ATATGATGAAATAGAAGGCAAGATGACTCCTTTCCTTAAGTCTTCAGGGTACAATGTTAAGAAAG ATGTCCACTACTTGCCAATTTCTGGTCTGTTGGGAACTAATATGAAGACTCGCATGGATAAAAGCACTTGTAGCTGGTGGAGTGGTCCGTGCTTTTTCGAAGTTCTGGATAGCATCGAAGTCCCTTTACGAGATCCCAAAGGCCCAGTAAG GATGCCAATCATGGATAAATATAAAGATATGGGCACCGTGGTGATGGGCAAAATAGAGTCAGGGACTATTAAGGAGGGCGATAACTTTGTGGTGATGCCAAATAAG GCCAATGTGAAAGCCCTTAGCATATACTGTGACGAGGATAAAGTAAGAAGTGCTGCACCTGGTGAGAATGTCCGTGTCAAGTTGTCAGGAATTGAAGAGGAGGACATCACTTCTGGTTTTGTGCTATCAAGTGTTA CAAATCCTGTTGGTGCTGTGTCTGAATTTAATGCTCAGCTTCAGATACTGGAGTTACTTGACAAT GCAATCTTCACTGCTGGCTACAAGGCAGTGTTGCATATCCACTCAGTAGTTGAGGAATGTGAGATTGTAGAGCTCATAGAGGAAATTGACCTCAAGAGGATGAAAGAAACTGACCCGAAGAAGAAAAAGCCAAAGAGGAAGCCTCTTTTTGTGAAGAATGGAGCTGTTGTTGTTTGCCGCATCCAG GTCAATAACTTGATATGTATCGAGAACTTCTCTGATTTTCCTCAGCTCGGAAGATTTACACTCCGGACAGAAG GTAAAACAGTTGCTGTAGGAAAAGTTGTTGCTGTTCCGCCGAGTGGGAGCTCAACATTTAAAGCTTAA
- the LOC133918884 gene encoding uncharacterized protein LOC133918884 isoform X1, with product MEHDAEMAPPIASRAPAADADDWAERDDFEEPPVESYSQPLVAAAPEDDAREAPPAPAAQDVNRIQSGLQSLELQASDDGVQMEFEEQRNRKRHLNVVFIGHVDAGKSTAGGQILFLSGQVDERTIQKYEKEAKDKSRESWYMAYIMDTNEEERSKGKTIEVGRAHFETETTRFTILDAPGHKSYVPNMISGASQADIGVLVISARKGEFETGYERGGQTREHVLLAKTLGVTKLVVVINKMDDPTVEWSKDRYDEIEGKMTPFLKSSGYNVKKDVHYLPISGLLGTNMKTRMDKSTCSWWSGPCFFEVLDSIEVPLRDPKGPVRMPIMDKYKDMGTVVMGKIESGTIKEGDNFVVMPNKANVKALSIYCDEDKVRSAAPGENVRVKLSGIEEEDITSGFVLSSVTNPVGAVSEFNAQLQILELLDNAIFTAGYKAVLHIHSVVEECEIVELIEEIDLKRMKETDPKKKKPKRKPLFVKNGAVVVCRIQVNNLICIENFSDFPQLGRFTLRTEGKTVAVGKVVAVPPSGSSTFKA from the exons ATGGAACACGACGCCGAGATGGCGCCGCCGATCGCCTCCCGCGCGCCCGCCGCTGACGCGGACGACTGGGCGGAGCGCGACGACTTCGAGGAGCCTCCAGTGGAGTCCTACTCGCAACCCCTGGTGGctgcggcccccgaggacgacgcTCGAGAGGCGCCCCCAGCTCCTGCGGCCCAGG ATGTCAACCGAATTCAATCAGGTCTTCAGTCTCTGGAGCTGCAGGCTAGTG ATGATGGGGTTCAAATGGAGTTTGAGGAGCAACGGAATAGAAAACGGCATTTGAATGTTGTGTTTATAGGCCATGTTG ATGCAGGCAAGTCCACGGCTGGAGGCCAGATATTGTTTTTAAGTGGACAAGTGGACGAACGGACAATCCAGAAATACGAGAAGGAAGCAAAGGACAAAAGCAGAGAGAGCTG GTACATGGCGTACATTATGGACACAAATGAGGAAGAACGGTCAAAG GGGAAGACTATTGAAGTTGGGAGAGCTCACTTTGAAACCGAAACAACAAGATTCACAATTTTGGATGCACCA GGTCATAAAAGTTACGTTCCAAACATGATAAGTGGTGCTTCTCAAGCCGACATTGGTGTTCTG GTGATATCTGCTCGGAAAGGTGAATTCGAAACTGGATATGAAAGAGGAGGGCAAACTCGTGAACATGTCCTGCTGGCAAAAACTTTGGGTGTTACTAAGTTGGTTGTGGTCATAAATAAGATGGATGACCCTACTGTTGAATGGTCTAAAGACAG ATATGATGAAATAGAAGGCAAGATGACTCCTTTCCTTAAGTCTTCAGGGTACAATGTTAAGAAAG ATGTCCACTACTTGCCAATTTCTGGTCTGTTGGGAACTAATATGAAGACTCGCATGGATAAAAGCACTTGTAGCTGGTGGAGTGGTCCGTGCTTTTTCGAAGTTCTGGATAGCATCGAAGTCCCTTTACGAGATCCCAAAGGCCCAGTAAG GATGCCAATCATGGATAAATATAAAGATATGGGCACCGTGGTGATGGGCAAAATAGAGTCAGGGACTATTAAGGAGGGCGATAACTTTGTGGTGATGCCAAATAAG GCCAATGTGAAAGCCCTTAGCATATACTGTGACGAGGATAAAGTAAGAAGTGCTGCACCTGGTGAGAATGTCCGTGTCAAGTTGTCAGGAATTGAAGAGGAGGACATCACTTCTGGTTTTGTGCTATCAAGTGTTA CAAATCCTGTTGGTGCTGTGTCTGAATTTAATGCTCAGCTTCAGATACTGGAGTTACTTGACAAT GCAATCTTCACTGCTGGCTACAAGGCAGTGTTGCATATCCACTCAGTAGTTGAGGAATGTGAGATTGTAGAGCTCATAGAGGAAATTGACCTCAAGAGGATGAAAGAAACTGACCCGAAGAAGAAAAAGCCAAAGAGGAAGCCTCTTTTTGTGAAGAATGGAGCTGTTGTTGTTTGCCGCATCCAG GTCAATAACTTGATATGTATCGAGAACTTCTCTGATTTTCCTCAGCTCGGAAGATTTACACTCCGGACAGAAG GTAAAACAGTTGCTGTAGGAAAAGTTGTTGCTGTTCCGCCGAGTGGGAGCTCAACATTTAAAGCTTAA